GTCCTGACGCTGGTCGGGGTCGGTTTCCTGCTGTTCGTCCTCCCCGGGGTCTTCCTCGCGATCTGCTTCTACTTCGTCCGGCCGCTGATCGCGATCGAGGACCGCAACGCGATCGACGCGATGACCGAGAGCTGGCGGCTCTCGCGGGGCGACCGCCTCGCGGTCCTCGGGGTGATGCTCGGCGCGGTCGCCGTCTACGTCGCGATCTCGCTCGCGGGGTCGCTCGGCGCGCTCGTCCTTTCGCCGGTGCCCGGCGCCGGGATGGCGGTCTCGATCGCCTTTGCTGCGGTCGCGAACGTCTTCTGGCTCGCCGTCTCGGCCCGGGCGTTCGTCCAGCTGCGCGAGCCCGAGGAGCCAGAACCCGAACCCACGGAGGGCTCCGGGCCCGACGACGAGTGGGACGACCCGCCGGGCGTCGAGTGGTAAGGGAAAACGCGTCCTTTAACCGATTGACGGCGCAAGTGAGGACGATGGCAACGCCCCGCGTCCCCGGCGACGAGGAGATCGAGCTCCCCTGTGGCGAGTCCGTCTCGCTCGCGGAGCTGGACATGGGGATGCGCGAGTACGCCTGTTCCTGTGGCGAGCGCCACGCCGTCGTGATGGACGTCCACCCGCCCTCGCGGTTCGTCCCCGAGGCGATCGTCGAGGTACTCAGAGAGACCGTCGAGACCGAGGACGACTTCGGCGAGTTCGGCACGCCCCACGTCATGGGGGTCGTCCTCGAGGAGTTCCCCGAGGAGGTCGTCGC
The sequence above is a segment of the Halalkalicoccus tibetensis genome. Coding sequences within it:
- a CDS encoding DUF5815 family protein; translation: MATPRVPGDEEIELPCGESVSLAELDMGMREYACSCGERHAVVMDVHPPSRFVPEAIVEVLRETVETEDDFGEFGTPHVMGVVLEEFPEEVVAEDVSDDGTVGYSMLWLTDFDSRRLHVIVVELLVELMDHAISHAEDDTAATEFEEQMLEFDVEAFVDDYRTAREFESEHDRPA